From a region of the Enterobacter cancerogenus genome:
- a CDS encoding LytR/AlgR family response regulator transcription factor, with translation MKVIIVEDEILAQQELSWLIKTHSQMEIVGTFDDGLDVLKFLQHNRVDALFLDINIPSLDGVLLAQNINQFAHKPFIVFVTAWKEHAVEAFELEAFDYILKPYQESRIVSMLQKLESAWQQQQAAPVSASPAARENDTINLVKDERIIVTPINDIYYAEAHEKMTFVYTRRESYVMAMNITEFCSKLPASHFFRCHRSFCVNLSKIREIEPWFNNTYILRLKDLDFQVPVSRSRVKEFRQLMHL, from the coding sequence ATGAAAGTCATCATCGTGGAAGATGAAATTCTGGCTCAGCAGGAGCTGAGCTGGCTGATTAAAACCCACAGCCAGATGGAGATCGTGGGAACGTTTGACGATGGCCTGGACGTGCTGAAATTCCTGCAGCACAACCGCGTCGACGCCCTGTTTCTTGATATCAACATTCCCTCCCTGGACGGCGTACTGCTGGCGCAAAACATCAATCAGTTCGCCCATAAGCCGTTTATCGTGTTTGTCACCGCGTGGAAAGAGCATGCGGTTGAAGCCTTTGAACTTGAGGCTTTTGACTACATCCTTAAGCCGTATCAGGAATCACGGATTGTGAGCATGCTGCAAAAGCTGGAATCGGCCTGGCAACAGCAGCAGGCCGCGCCGGTCAGCGCCAGCCCTGCCGCGCGCGAAAATGACACCATTAACCTGGTCAAGGATGAGCGGATCATCGTAACCCCCATCAATGATATTTATTACGCCGAAGCGCATGAGAAAATGACGTTTGTTTATACGCGGCGCGAATCATACGTGATGGCGATGAATATCACCGAGTTTTGCAGCAAACTGCCTGCGTCGCACTTCTTCCGCTGCCACCGGTCGTTTTGCGTGAATTTAAGTAAGATCCGCGAGATCGAACCCTGGTTCAACAACACCTATATTTTGCGCCTGAAGGATCTGGATTTTCAGGTGCCGGTAAGCCGCAGCAGGGTAAAAGAGTTTCGCCAGTTAATGCATCTGTAA
- the lpxP gene encoding kdo(2)-lipid IV(A) palmitoleoyltransferase, whose product MSQSNFKRAFLHPRYWFTWFGLGVLWLLVQLPYPVIRFLGSKLGSASRHFLKRRESIARKNLELCFPQYNAQEHEKLIAENFKSIGMALLETGMAWFWPDERVRKWFDVEGLENLKRAQLQNRGVMVVGVHFMSLELGGRVMGLCQPMMATYRPHNSALMEWVQTRGRMRSNKAMISRNNLRGMVSALKKGEAVWFAPDQDYGRKGSSFAPFFAVKDVATTNGTFVISRLSSAAMLTVTMVRKADKSGYRLHISPEMANYPENECEAAAFINKIIETEIMRAPEQYLWMHRRFKTRPLGESSLYI is encoded by the coding sequence TTGTCTCAATCCAATTTCAAACGCGCGTTTTTGCACCCGCGTTACTGGTTTACATGGTTTGGCCTTGGCGTTCTTTGGCTGCTGGTTCAGCTCCCTTATCCCGTCATTCGTTTCCTGGGCTCAAAACTCGGAAGCGCATCGCGCCATTTTCTTAAACGCCGTGAATCTATTGCCCGTAAAAACCTCGAGCTTTGCTTTCCGCAATACAATGCGCAAGAGCATGAAAAGCTGATTGCTGAAAACTTCAAATCCATCGGCATGGCATTGCTTGAAACCGGCATGGCCTGGTTCTGGCCTGATGAACGCGTCCGTAAATGGTTTGACGTTGAGGGTCTTGAAAACCTGAAACGCGCGCAGTTGCAAAACCGTGGCGTTATGGTCGTTGGCGTTCATTTTATGTCGCTGGAGCTGGGTGGTCGCGTCATGGGTCTTTGTCAGCCGATGATGGCAACCTATCGTCCGCACAACAGCGCCCTGATGGAATGGGTGCAGACGCGGGGGCGTATGCGTTCCAATAAGGCGATGATCAGCCGCAACAACCTGCGTGGCATGGTCAGCGCGCTGAAAAAAGGCGAAGCCGTCTGGTTCGCGCCCGATCAGGATTACGGGCGTAAAGGCAGTAGCTTTGCACCTTTCTTCGCGGTTAAAGACGTCGCGACGACCAACGGCACCTTTGTGATTTCACGCCTCTCCAGCGCCGCCATGTTGACGGTAACGATGGTGAGAAAAGCGGATAAGTCAGGCTATCGCCTGCATATCTCTCCGGAAATGGCGAACTACCCTGAAAACGAGTGCGAAGCCGCTGCGTTCATCAACAAAATCATCGAGACAGAGATCATGCGTGCGCCTGAGCAATACCTGTGGATGCACCGTCGTTTCAAAACGCGCCCGCTCGGTGAAAGCTCACTCTATATCTAA
- a CDS encoding ECs1377 family protein has translation MSVRIDYQIEKYSFSEANEPPRLKQQWSDVLNECQANRLGAEERLRFALLNVDYVTSFELPFRLLLIRTPQLIAAVRNELQVNQKNVTFNGKRFGCVWSIKSDLATIPDEFQYHLTTRIRRIDATGSTEAAYRHIAQQVKLPRERLKLALESGLEVTALDGLFWFGIQRIAADIQRLRKAGMRIVTSERDVFDTLTGTTRRIPVYQAVMIGGESEVSPAGIHNAQN, from the coding sequence GTGAGCGTGCGCATCGACTATCAAATCGAAAAATACAGCTTTTCAGAAGCGAATGAACCGCCTCGCCTGAAACAACAATGGTCAGATGTCCTTAACGAGTGTCAGGCGAACAGGCTGGGCGCAGAAGAGCGATTACGTTTTGCCCTCCTGAATGTCGATTATGTCACCAGCTTTGAGCTTCCTTTTCGCCTGCTGCTTATCCGCACGCCGCAGCTGATTGCCGCCGTGCGAAATGAACTGCAGGTGAATCAGAAGAACGTCACTTTCAACGGCAAACGATTCGGCTGTGTCTGGAGCATCAAAAGCGATCTCGCCACCATACCCGATGAATTTCAGTATCACCTGACCACCCGCATCCGACGAATCGACGCAACGGGCAGCACGGAGGCGGCCTACCGGCATATTGCTCAGCAGGTCAAACTGCCGCGTGAACGGCTTAAGCTGGCGCTGGAGAGCGGGCTTGAAGTCACCGCTCTGGACGGGCTTTTCTGGTTCGGCATTCAGCGGATTGCCGCTGACATTCAGAGACTAAGGAAAGCAGGGATGAGGATAGTCACATCAGAAAGGGACGTTTTCGATACGCTCACCGGCACAACGCGACGCATTCCTGTGTACCAGGCGGTGATGATCGGAGGCGAATCGGAAGTGTCCCCTGCAGGAATACATAACGCCCAGAACTAG
- a CDS encoding ion channel protein: protein MLHPRARTMLLLAIPALIIGIASSLVLIVVMKVAAVLQTMLWTALPTSLGMNIDSPAWIIAMLTLTGIAVGLVIRFSPGHAGPDPALEPLIGAPVNPSALPGLIIALILGLAGGVSLGPEHPIMAVNIALAVFLGSRIFPRVDALDWTILASAGTIGALFGTPVAAALIFSQTLSSNNDVPLWDKLFAPLMAAAAGALTTSLFFHPHFSLSLPHYGQMQLADIFSGAIVVAIAIALGMVAVWCLPRLHRLMHKLKHPVLILGVGGLILGVLGAIGGPVTLFKGLDEMQQLAFSQVFSVSDYLLFALIKLAALVVAAACGFRGGRIFPAVFVGVALGLMLHEHVDAVPAAITVSCSILGLVLVVTRDAWLSLFMAAVVVPDTTLLPLLCIVMLPAWLLLAGKPMLMAWRNDK from the coding sequence ATGCTCCACCCGCGAGCCAGAACCATGCTGTTATTGGCCATCCCGGCGCTGATTATTGGCATAGCGTCAAGCCTGGTGCTTATCGTCGTCATGAAAGTCGCCGCGGTACTGCAGACGATGCTGTGGACAGCGTTGCCGACCAGCCTGGGGATGAACATTGACTCTCCGGCGTGGATTATCGCCATGCTGACGCTTACCGGTATTGCCGTGGGGCTGGTGATCCGCTTTAGCCCAGGCCACGCCGGGCCGGATCCGGCGCTGGAGCCGCTGATCGGGGCGCCGGTTAACCCGTCGGCCCTGCCGGGGCTCATCATCGCGCTGATCCTTGGCCTGGCGGGAGGCGTGAGCCTCGGCCCGGAACACCCGATCATGGCGGTGAATATCGCTCTGGCGGTGTTTCTCGGGTCGCGTATTTTTCCGCGCGTTGATGCCCTGGACTGGACAATTCTGGCCTCCGCAGGCACCATCGGCGCGCTGTTTGGCACCCCCGTTGCCGCCGCGCTGATCTTCTCTCAGACGCTCAGCAGCAATAACGATGTTCCGCTGTGGGATAAGCTGTTTGCACCGCTGATGGCCGCCGCAGCGGGCGCTCTCACCACCAGCCTGTTTTTCCATCCCCATTTTTCCCTTTCGCTGCCTCACTACGGCCAAATGCAGCTTGCCGATATCTTCAGCGGCGCAATCGTGGTTGCTATCGCCATTGCGCTGGGCATGGTCGCGGTGTGGTGTCTGCCGCGCCTGCATCGTCTGATGCACAAACTTAAGCATCCGGTTTTGATTCTGGGCGTCGGCGGTCTCATTCTGGGGGTTTTAGGGGCGATAGGCGGGCCGGTTACGCTGTTTAAAGGGCTGGACGAGATGCAGCAACTGGCGTTTAGTCAGGTGTTTAGCGTCTCGGATTATCTGCTTTTCGCGCTGATTAAGCTGGCAGCGCTGGTGGTGGCGGCAGCATGCGGTTTTCGCGGAGGCCGTATTTTCCCGGCGGTGTTTGTCGGGGTGGCGCTGGGGCTGATGTTGCATGAGCACGTTGATGCCGTACCGGCAGCCATTACCGTCTCCTGCTCTATTCTGGGGCTGGTGCTGGTGGTCACACGTGATGCCTGGCTAAGCCTGTTTATGGCCGCCGTGGTCGTGCCGGACACCACCTTACTCCCGCTGCTCTGCATCGTGATGTTGCCCGCCTGGCTCCTGCTGGCGGGCAAACCGATGTTAATGGCCTGGCGTAACGATAAGTGA
- a CDS encoding type II toxin-antitoxin system death-on-curing family toxin yields the protein MKWISAQEVIAFHDRILRYLPGVAGMPDAGKADAIIYRVQNRAHYEGVNNIFELAATYWVAIARGHIFNDGNKRTSFFVTMAFLRRNGVLVLDEGTELEELTVQAATGEKTVEQLSAILRTLAIQS from the coding sequence ATGAAATGGATTAGCGCCCAGGAGGTTATTGCATTTCATGACCGTATATTGCGTTATCTTCCCGGCGTAGCCGGTATGCCTGATGCCGGCAAAGCCGACGCCATTATCTACCGTGTCCAGAACCGCGCCCATTACGAAGGCGTAAATAACATTTTCGAACTGGCTGCAACGTATTGGGTTGCCATTGCTCGTGGACACATTTTTAACGACGGGAACAAGCGTACATCGTTCTTTGTCACAATGGCGTTTTTGCGCCGCAACGGTGTGCTGGTCTTAGACGAAGGAACAGAACTGGAAGAATTAACCGTTCAGGCCGCAACCGGTGAAAAAACAGTAGAGCAACTGTCAGCTATTTTGCGCACCCTGGCGATCCAATCCTAA
- the ipdC gene encoding indolepyruvate decarboxylase → MTTPYCVADYLLDRLTDCGADHLFGVPGDYNLQFLDHVIDSPDICWVGCANELNASYAADGYARCKGFAALLTTFGVGELSAMNGIAGSFAEHVPVLHIVGAPGMASQQRGELLHHTLGDGEFRHFYHMSEPITVAQAILTEQNACYEIDRVLTTMLRERRPGYLMLPADVAKKAATPPVNALTMRATEGDDACLKAFRDAAQQRLAATRRTALLADFLVLRHGLKQALQKWVNEVPMAHATMLMGKGIFDERQAGFYGTYSGSASAAAVKEAIEGADTVLCIGTRFTDTLTAGFTHQLTPAQTIEVQPHASRVGDVWYTGITMQQAIETLTQLCKQHVHHARISVDAHRDAHSVQTGSLTQENFWSTLQTFIRPGDIILADQGTSAFGAIDLRLPADVNFIVQPLWGSIGYTLAAAFGAQTACPNRRVIVLTGDGAAQLTIQELGSMLRDKQHPIVLVLNNEGYTVERAIHGPEQRYNDIALWNWTQIPQALSLDPQAECWRVSEAEQLAEVLDKVAHHERLALIEVMLPKADIPPLLAALTKALEARNSA, encoded by the coding sequence ATGACAACCCCATACTGCGTCGCCGATTACCTGCTGGACCGTCTTACAGATTGTGGTGCCGATCATCTGTTTGGCGTGCCGGGCGACTACAACCTGCAGTTTCTCGATCACGTAATAGACAGCCCGGACATCTGCTGGGTGGGCTGTGCCAACGAGCTGAATGCCTCTTACGCCGCCGACGGCTATGCCCGCTGCAAAGGCTTTGCCGCACTGCTGACGACATTTGGCGTGGGGGAATTAAGCGCCATGAACGGCATCGCGGGCAGCTTTGCCGAACATGTACCGGTATTGCATATCGTAGGGGCGCCGGGCATGGCGTCACAGCAGCGCGGTGAGTTATTGCACCACACGCTGGGCGACGGGGAGTTTCGCCATTTCTATCACATGAGCGAACCGATCACTGTGGCGCAGGCGATCCTGACCGAACAAAATGCCTGCTATGAAATTGACCGCGTCCTCACGACGATGCTTCGTGAGCGCCGTCCGGGCTATCTGATGTTGCCCGCCGATGTGGCCAAAAAAGCCGCGACGCCGCCTGTAAACGCTCTCACGATGCGCGCTACCGAGGGAGATGATGCGTGCCTGAAGGCGTTTCGCGACGCCGCGCAACAGCGCCTGGCCGCCACCAGGCGCACCGCGCTGCTGGCCGATTTTTTAGTGCTTCGCCACGGGCTAAAACAGGCGCTGCAAAAATGGGTAAACGAGGTGCCGATGGCGCACGCCACCATGCTGATGGGCAAAGGCATTTTCGATGAACGTCAGGCCGGTTTTTACGGTACTTACAGCGGTTCGGCGAGTGCTGCAGCGGTGAAAGAGGCGATTGAGGGGGCGGATACGGTGTTGTGCATCGGGACCCGGTTTACCGACACCCTGACCGCCGGGTTTACCCATCAGCTCACGCCGGCGCAGACGATAGAAGTGCAGCCACATGCTTCACGCGTGGGCGACGTCTGGTATACCGGCATTACCATGCAGCAGGCGATTGAAACCCTGACGCAGCTGTGCAAACAGCATGTGCATCACGCCCGGATCTCCGTTGACGCGCACCGTGATGCCCATTCCGTGCAGACAGGCTCGCTTACCCAGGAGAACTTCTGGAGCACGCTGCAAACCTTTATCCGCCCTGGCGATATTATACTTGCCGACCAGGGTACGTCGGCCTTCGGGGCCATCGATCTCCGGCTACCGGCGGACGTGAACTTTATCGTCCAGCCGCTGTGGGGGTCGATTGGTTATACGCTGGCGGCGGCCTTCGGGGCGCAAACGGCGTGCCCGAACCGCCGGGTGATCGTGCTGACCGGGGACGGCGCAGCGCAGCTGACTATTCAGGAGCTGGGGTCTATGCTGCGTGATAAACAGCACCCCATCGTGCTGGTGCTCAATAACGAAGGATACACGGTGGAGAGGGCGATCCACGGGCCAGAGCAGCGCTATAACGATATCGCGCTATGGAACTGGACGCAGATCCCGCAGGCGCTCAGCCTGGATCCCCAGGCGGAGTGCTGGCGCGTCAGTGAGGCGGAACAGCTGGCGGAGGTGCTGGACAAAGTGGCGCACCACGAGCGTCTGGCCCTGATTGAGGTGATGCTCCCCAAAGCCGATATCCCGCCGCTGCTGGCCGCCCTTACCAAAGCGCTGGAGGCGCGAAACAGCGCCTGA
- the ypdK gene encoding membrane protein YpdK: MKYFFMGISVIVLVWAGTFALMI; encoded by the coding sequence GTGAAATATTTCTTTATGGGCATTTCGGTGATTGTATTGGTTTGGGCCGGAACCTTTGCCCTGATGATCTAG
- a CDS encoding sensor histidine kinase, giving the protein MHEIFNMLLAVFDRAALMLICLFFLIRIRLFRELLHKSAHSPKELLGVTAIFSMFALFSTWSGVPVEGSLVNVRIIAVMSGGILFGPWVGVITGIIAGTHRYLIDIGGVTAVPCFITSIIAGILSGLINRRVPKKQHWRVGIIAGMVCETLTMILVVAWAPTVALGLDIVSKIGIPMILGSVCIGFIVLLVQSVEGEKEALAARQAKLALDIANKTLPLFRHVNAESLRQVCDIIRRDIHADAVAITNIDRVLAYVGVGEDNYRDNDDTISPTTRKAINYGKIIIKNNDEAHRTPEIHSMLVIPLWEKGVVTGTLKIYYCHAHQITSYLQEMAIGLSQIISTQLEVSRAEQLREMANKAELRALQSKINPHFLFNALNAISSSIRLNPDTARQLIFNLSRYLRYNIELKDDEQIDIKKELYQIKDYIAIEQARFGDKLTVIYDIDEEVNCVIPSLLIQPLVENAIVHGIQPCKGKGVVTISVTESGNRVRIAVRDTGHGIDAQVIERVESNEMPGNKIGLLNVHHRVKLLYGDGLHIRRLEPGTEIAFYVPNERSAVHAPSSLLP; this is encoded by the coding sequence GTGCACGAAATATTCAACATGCTCCTGGCGGTTTTTGACCGCGCGGCATTAATGCTGATCTGCCTGTTCTTTCTCATTCGCATTCGCCTGTTTCGCGAGCTTTTGCACAAGTCTGCACACTCGCCTAAGGAGCTGCTGGGCGTTACGGCTATTTTCTCGATGTTCGCCCTGTTCAGCACCTGGTCCGGCGTCCCGGTAGAGGGATCATTGGTCAACGTGCGAATCATCGCCGTGATGTCGGGCGGGATCCTGTTCGGCCCATGGGTAGGCGTGATTACCGGCATCATTGCAGGCACGCACCGCTACCTGATTGATATCGGTGGCGTGACGGCCGTTCCCTGCTTTATTACCAGCATTATTGCCGGGATATTGTCAGGCCTGATTAACCGACGCGTGCCGAAAAAACAGCACTGGCGCGTTGGGATCATCGCGGGCATGGTGTGCGAAACCCTGACGATGATCCTGGTTGTCGCCTGGGCACCGACCGTGGCGCTGGGTCTTGATATTGTGTCAAAAATCGGTATTCCGATGATCCTCGGTAGCGTCTGCATCGGCTTTATCGTGCTGCTGGTACAAAGTGTCGAAGGGGAAAAAGAGGCGCTCGCGGCCCGTCAGGCCAAGCTTGCGCTGGATATTGCCAATAAAACGCTGCCGCTGTTCCGCCACGTTAACGCCGAATCGTTACGCCAGGTATGCGATATCATTCGGCGTGATATACACGCCGATGCCGTCGCCATCACCAACATCGACCGCGTGCTGGCCTACGTTGGCGTGGGTGAAGATAACTATCGTGACAATGACGACACCATTAGCCCGACCACGAGAAAAGCGATCAACTACGGGAAAATCATTATTAAAAACAATGATGAGGCCCATAGGACGCCCGAAATTCACTCCATGCTGGTGATCCCGCTTTGGGAAAAAGGGGTGGTCACCGGTACGCTGAAAATTTATTACTGTCACGCCCACCAGATAACCTCCTACCTTCAGGAGATGGCTATCGGGCTGTCGCAGATTATCTCCACGCAGCTCGAAGTTTCCCGCGCGGAGCAGCTTCGCGAGATGGCAAATAAGGCAGAGCTTCGCGCGCTGCAAAGTAAAATAAATCCCCATTTCCTGTTTAACGCCCTGAATGCCATCTCCTCTTCCATTCGGCTTAATCCGGACACCGCGCGTCAGCTGATCTTTAATCTGTCGCGCTATCTTCGCTACAACATTGAGCTGAAAGACGACGAGCAGATCGACATCAAAAAAGAGCTGTATCAGATTAAAGACTATATCGCGATCGAGCAGGCGCGCTTTGGTGACAAACTCACGGTCATTTACGATATTGATGAAGAGGTGAACTGCGTGATCCCGAGCCTGCTGATCCAGCCGCTGGTCGAAAACGCGATCGTTCACGGTATTCAGCCCTGTAAAGGCAAAGGGGTAGTGACCATCAGCGTGACGGAAAGCGGCAATCGGGTACGCATTGCGGTGCGTGATACCGGCCACGGCATTGATGCGCAGGTGATTGAGCGCGTGGAGTCCAATGAAATGCCGGGGAACAAAATCGGGTTACTGAACGTGCATCACCGCGTCAAGCTGCTGTATGGCGATGGCTTGCATATCCGCCGCCTGGAGCCAGGCACTGAAATCGCCTTTTACGTCCCGAATGAACGCTCGGCCGTTCATGCGCCCTCTTCACTGCTGCCATAG
- a CDS encoding type II toxin-antitoxin system Phd/YefM family antitoxin, producing the protein MITYTSTQARANISAVLESATSGEPVEITRRDGSAAVVISKAEFEAYQAAKLDDEFDFIMQRHGRTIKALTDR; encoded by the coding sequence ATGATTACCTATACATCAACGCAGGCCAGAGCCAATATCTCAGCGGTTTTAGAAAGTGCTACCAGCGGAGAGCCGGTAGAGATTACACGGCGGGATGGTTCGGCGGCTGTCGTTATCAGCAAGGCTGAGTTTGAGGCATATCAGGCAGCGAAGCTGGATGATGAGTTTGATTTCATCATGCAACGGCATGGCAGAACCATCAAGGCGCTAACTGACCGATGA
- the alaC gene encoding alanine transaminase: MADSSPERRFTRIDRLPPYVFNITAELKMAARRRGEDIIDFSMGNPDGPTPAHIVEKLCTVAQRPDTHGYSTSRGIPRLRRAISRWYQERYSVEIDPESEAIVTIGSKEGLAHLMLATLDHGDTVLVPNPSYPIHIYGAVIAGAQVRSVPLVEGVDFFNELERAIRESYPKPKMMILGFPSNPTAQCVELEFFEKVVALAKRYDVLVVHDLAYADIVYDGWKAPSIMQVPGARDVAVEFFTLSKSYNMAGWRIGFMVGNKTLVSALARIKSYHDYGTFTPLQVAAIAALEGDQQCVQDIAAQYKRRRDVLVKGLHEAGWMVEMPKASMYVWAKIPEPYAAMGSLEFAKKLLQDAKVCVSPGIGFGDYGDTHVRFALIENSDRIRQAVRGIKSMFRADGLLVSRNTAE; encoded by the coding sequence ATGGCTGACTCCAGTCCTGAACGCCGTTTTACGCGTATCGATCGTCTTCCCCCTTATGTCTTTAATATCACTGCTGAACTGAAAATGGCTGCGCGTCGGCGCGGCGAAGACATTATCGATTTCAGCATGGGTAACCCTGATGGCCCAACGCCTGCGCACATCGTCGAGAAACTCTGTACGGTCGCCCAGCGTCCCGACACGCATGGCTACTCGACTTCGCGTGGTATTCCCCGACTGCGCCGCGCGATCTCGCGCTGGTATCAGGAACGCTACAGCGTCGAGATCGACCCTGAGAGCGAAGCGATTGTCACCATTGGTTCAAAAGAGGGGCTGGCGCATTTGATGCTGGCCACGCTGGATCACGGCGACACCGTCCTGGTGCCGAATCCCAGCTACCCCATTCATATCTATGGTGCCGTTATTGCGGGCGCGCAGGTGCGCTCTGTGCCGCTGGTGGAAGGGGTGGATTTCTTTAACGAGCTGGAACGCGCCATTCGGGAAAGCTACCCGAAACCGAAGATGATGATCCTGGGCTTCCCGTCTAACCCGACGGCGCAGTGCGTTGAGCTGGAGTTCTTCGAGAAAGTGGTCGCCCTGGCAAAACGTTACGATGTGCTGGTGGTTCACGACTTAGCCTATGCCGATATCGTCTATGACGGCTGGAAAGCGCCTTCCATTATGCAGGTGCCAGGCGCGCGTGATGTCGCGGTGGAGTTCTTTACGCTGTCGAAAAGCTACAACATGGCCGGCTGGCGCATTGGCTTTATGGTGGGCAATAAAACGCTGGTGAGTGCGCTGGCGCGGATTAAGAGCTATCACGACTACGGCACGTTCACACCGTTGCAGGTAGCCGCGATTGCGGCGCTGGAAGGCGATCAGCAGTGTGTCCAGGATATTGCTGCGCAGTATAAGCGCCGTCGCGACGTGCTGGTCAAAGGGTTGCACGAGGCGGGCTGGATGGTCGAGATGCCTAAAGCCTCAATGTACGTCTGGGCTAAAATCCCTGAACCTTACGCGGCGATGGGCTCGCTGGAGTTTGCTAAGAAGCTTCTGCAGGATGCAAAGGTCTGCGTCTCACCGGGGATTGGCTTCGGTGATTACGGCGATACCCATGTGCGCTTTGCCCTGATTGAAAACAGCGACCGTATTCGCCAGGCGGTGAGGGGCATCAAGAGTATGTTCCGGGCGGACGGGCTACTCGTGTCGAGAAACACAGCCGAGTAA